The genomic region CACCCCCCGCCCAAGGGGGCTGTCTGCCCCCTTGGGAAACCCCCGAGGATATTTACGGCACAAAGAACGCAAGGGGCCGGTCCTGCCAGGCCCCCGGCGCGAGGCCGTCCAGACCATTGTCGCCGACACGGTGCCGCACGAGTCGCAGGACCGGGTGGCCGACGGCGTTGGCCATGCGGCGGATCTGGCGATTGCGGCCCTCGGTCAGGGTGATGTCGAGCCAGGTTCCGGGCGGGTCGGGCCGCTCGCGTGGCCACAGCCACGAGGGACGCGCGATGACCGTGACCCGGGCCGGCCGGGTTGGGCCGTCACCCAGCAAGACCCCCGCGCGCAGCCGGTCGAGCGTCGGCGCCGAGGGGGTGCCCGCGACAAGAACCGCATAGGTCTTTTCTGTGCCGCCCCCGGTCAGTCGGGCCTGCAACGCGCCGTCGTTAGTGAGCAGCAGCAGCCCCTCGCTGTCGGCGTCGAGCCGCCCCGCGGGCACCAGGCCCGGCAGCGCCAGGAGCCGCGCGAGGCCGGGCCAGTGGGGATCGTCGGTCCACTGGCTGAGCACGCCGGCCGGCTTGTTGAAGGCGACGAGGCGGGGCTGTTCGGTGGAACGGGCGCGGGGGCGCGGGCGGCTCATCAATCGGCACCTTGCGGTGGAGGGAGGGTCGGGCGGGCCGGATCGGATCGGACATCGCGGCGCGCCGGGTCGCGTCACCCGGCGCGAAAATG from Rhodobacter sp. harbors:
- a CDS encoding pseudouridine synthase, with protein sequence MSRPRPRARSTEQPRLVAFNKPAGVLSQWTDDPHWPGLARLLALPGLVPAGRLDADSEGLLLLTNDGALQARLTGGGTEKTYAVLVAGTPSAPTLDRLRAGVLLGDGPTRPARVTVIARPSWLWPRERPDPPGTWLDITLTEGRNRQIRRMANAVGHPVLRLVRHRVGDNGLDGLAPGAWQDRPLAFFVP